The following are from one region of the Candidatus Eisenbacteria bacterium genome:
- a CDS encoding GNAT family N-acetyltransferase, with translation VDIALLPERRGAGIGERLVRELIAEGETRGVPVNLYVLASSPAIRLYERLGFVRAGESGFHLMMERRPER, from the coding sequence CGTGGACATCGCGCTGCTCCCCGAGCGTCGCGGCGCCGGGATCGGCGAGCGTCTGGTGCGCGAGCTGATCGCCGAGGGCGAGACGCGCGGCGTCCCGGTGAACCTCTACGTGCTCGCCAGCAGCCCCGCGATCCGGCTCTATGAACGGCTCGGGTTCGTGCGCGCCGGCGAGAGCGGCTTCCATCTGATGATGGAGCGGCGACCGGAGCGATGA